From the genome of Candidatus Micrarchaeia archaeon, one region includes:
- a CDS encoding DUF350 domain-containing protein, with protein MALEILPELAITLLQFVAGLVVSMGAVYIALRTFDIFTKNLDEWKEMKKGNSAVGLLLGGIIISISLVLERGVSTLTAPITAGMEPNTLVIALALGLVNLAVSLLASVFAIYVAIKVLDAITTDIDEMAELRKGNIAVAIMMVAVLVAVSFVVRGAVEGISSILSSTELLRLLSGA; from the coding sequence ATGGCGTTGGAAATACTGCCCGAGCTTGCTATTACGCTGCTCCAGTTTGTCGCGGGATTGGTCGTTTCTATGGGCGCAGTTTACATAGCGCTCAGGACTTTTGACATATTCACGAAGAATCTCGATGAATGGAAGGAGATGAAGAAGGGAAACAGCGCGGTGGGGCTGCTCCTCGGCGGCATAATCATCTCCATATCCCTGGTGCTCGAAAGAGGGGTTTCCACGCTCACGGCGCCCATAACTGCCGGAATGGAGCCCAACACGCTCGTCATCGCGCTCGCCCTGGGCCTCGTGAACCTTGCCGTAAGCCTACTCGCATCTGTTTTCGCGATATACGTGGCGATAAAGGTTCTTGACGCGATAACCACGGACATAGACGAGATGGCTGAGCTCAGGAAAGGGAATATCGCAGTGGCGATAATGATGGTTGCGGTGCTGGTCGCGGTCTCGTTCGTGGTGAGGGGCGCTGTTGAGGGAATATCATCCATCCTCAGCTCCACAGAACTGCTCAGGCTCCTGTCCGGCGCATGA
- the proS gene encoding proline--tRNA ligase, producing MNIDKSKNFSEWYNEIIKEAGLCDLRYNIKGFIVIMPWAMKSINQIYDIYERELQRRGHSPAFFPSLVPEKAFLAEKEHVEGFTPEVMWVTEAGNKKLEERYALKPTGETSIYPMYALWVNGLSDLPVKIYQRGWVWRYETKATKPFVRGREFLWIEAHDVFATNPQARAQVVEDISIAKEAVWKTLGIPFIFFRRPQWDKFAGADDTFAADTLMPDGKVLQIATTHLLGQHFSRAYGIKYMNESNDAVHAWQTCYGPGISRIYAASVAVHGDNKGMVLPFCIAPVQAVIIPIMRKGGDGKVLEAAKTLLKNLSKAVRAEIDLSDQTPGFKFNRWEQRGVPMRIEIGERDLADESAILVTRDDGKKRSVKLSEIEIEIPKEGARLDARLMEKSSKLFRDALDSARNEEEMARKVDAGKMVEVPFCSEEKDGEGCAKAIKEKHSIDVRGTICSFFDSDEVTLEAKPPKAEKCVHCGKPAKARMYVSRQY from the coding sequence ATGAACATAGACAAATCCAAGAACTTCTCGGAGTGGTATAACGAAATCATAAAAGAGGCCGGGCTGTGCGACCTCAGGTACAACATAAAGGGCTTCATAGTGATAATGCCCTGGGCGATGAAGAGCATAAATCAGATATATGATATTTACGAGCGCGAGCTCCAGAGGCGCGGCCATTCCCCTGCGTTCTTCCCTTCCCTTGTGCCTGAAAAAGCCTTCCTTGCGGAGAAGGAGCACGTGGAGGGCTTCACTCCTGAAGTGATGTGGGTCACAGAAGCAGGAAACAAGAAGCTGGAGGAGAGGTACGCGCTCAAGCCTACTGGGGAAACCAGCATATACCCTATGTACGCGCTCTGGGTCAACGGGCTCTCGGATTTGCCCGTGAAGATTTACCAGCGCGGCTGGGTGTGGCGCTACGAGACCAAGGCCACCAAGCCGTTCGTGCGCGGGCGCGAGTTCCTCTGGATAGAGGCGCACGACGTCTTTGCTACGAATCCGCAGGCCAGGGCCCAGGTGGTTGAAGATATCTCAATCGCAAAGGAAGCGGTGTGGAAAACGCTCGGGATTCCGTTCATATTCTTCAGGCGCCCCCAGTGGGACAAATTCGCAGGCGCGGATGATACGTTCGCAGCAGACACGCTGATGCCTGACGGGAAAGTCCTGCAGATTGCGACCACGCACCTGCTCGGCCAGCACTTCTCCAGGGCCTACGGGATAAAATACATGAACGAAAGCAACGATGCAGTGCACGCATGGCAGACCTGCTACGGACCGGGGATAAGCAGGATATACGCGGCTTCTGTAGCTGTGCACGGGGACAACAAGGGGATGGTGCTTCCTTTCTGCATAGCTCCGGTGCAGGCGGTCATAATACCCATAATGAGGAAGGGCGGCGACGGAAAAGTCCTCGAGGCTGCGAAAACCCTTCTGAAAAACCTTTCCAAGGCTGTGCGGGCTGAGATTGACTTGAGCGACCAGACTCCGGGATTCAAATTCAACCGCTGGGAGCAGCGCGGAGTGCCCATGCGGATTGAGATAGGGGAGCGTGACCTTGCAGACGAGAGCGCAATTCTCGTTACGAGAGATGACGGAAAAAAGAGGAGCGTGAAGCTTTCCGAAATAGAAATCGAGATTCCAAAGGAAGGTGCCAGGCTGGACGCGAGGCTCATGGAAAAAAGCTCCAAACTGTTCAGGGATGCGCTCGATTCCGCAAGGAATGAGGAGGAGATGGCCCGGAAAGTGGACGCAGGGAAGATGGTCGAGGTTCCATTCTGCAGCGAGGAAAAAGATGGGGAAGGGTGCGCGAAGGCGATAAAGGAAAAGCACTCCATAGACGTGCGCGGAACCATCTGCTCGTTCTTCGATTCCGATGAAGTGACTCTGGAGGCGAAACCGCCTAAAGCTGAGAAATGCGTGCACTGCGGAAAGCCTGCGAAAGCAAGGATGTACGTTTCCAGGCAATACTAG